CAATTCCACTACGATGCGGCTGCCATCCGCACTGGGGGTGATCTCAGGCTCCGCCACGCCGAACTGGTTGATGCGGTTCTCGATGATCTGGAGCGCCCGCTTGTAGGCGTCATCCTTGACCGCCGCCTGATGGGAGGAGGTCTGGGTCACCACGGCCCCATCCCCCTGGTAGGAGATGGAGTAGTCGTGGGTGAAGCTCTCCAGCACCTTTTCCAGGGTCCCCTTCTGCTCGGCGGGAACCCCCGTGATCTTCAGGGCGCCCCCCTCGATCACGGCCTGGGCGTCCATCAGCCCCTTTTCTTTCAGCCGATCCTGGATCTTGTCGCGGGTGAAGCGCAGGTCGGCATCCAGGGCTTCATTGCCCTGGACAGCCAGCTCGAAGTGGATCCCGCCCTGCAGGTCGAGCCCGAGCTTGATCTTGGAGGTTGGAACGAAGAAGTACGCGCATGCACCACAGACCAGAAGGGTGATGATGAGGCGCAAGAGACTCCGCTTGCTCACGAAGGGCTCCCACAATGAAAGACGGGCGGGAATGCTCCCGCCCATAGCTTGAATGATCGATGGACCGGAGGGCGGACTAGTTCTGAGCCTCAGGGGCAGGCTCGCTGGAGAGGGCCACGACCGCAGTCTTGCGGGCCTTCACGATGTTGCCGCCGAGCTTGAGGTAGAGCACCTGGTCCTCGACCCTGTCCACCGTCGCATAGAAGCCGGAGGAGAGCAGGACCTCGTCACCGGCCTTGAGCTTGGAGAGGCGCTCCTGCATCTGCTTGCGCTGCTTGCTCTGGGGACGGATCAGCAGGAAGTAGAAGATCAGGGCCATGGCCACCAGGAGGCCCATCTGGGCCAGCATGGGGCTACCGGATTGAATCAGGAAGGCAAAGGACATTCAGGGCTCCTCGGTTTGCCAGTCGTTGCGGGTCTGCCTCGCAAAAGCGTCGAAGGTTCCATCCAGGATGGCCTGTCGGGCAGCTCTTGTCAGCCCCACAGTGTAGCTCAGGTTGTGGATGCTGTTGAGGGTACAGGCGAGCAGCTCCCCCGCTTTGAAGAGATGGTGCAGGTAGGCTCGCGTGAAGGTTCTGCAGGTATAACAGTTGCAGTTGGGATCCAAGGGCTCCCGGGACTCCCGGTGCCGGGCATTCTTGATGTTGAGGCGCCCCCGGGAGGTGAGGAGACGGCCATGACGGGCCTCCCGGGTGGGCAGGACGCAGTCGAAGAGGTCCACCCCGCACTCGATGCCGAAGAGGAGATCCTCCGGGGTCCCCACCCCCATGAGGTAGCGGGGACGCCCTGCGGGCAGGTCCCGCACGAACTCCGCCAGAGTCGCATTCATGGCCTCCTTGGGCTCCCCGACGCTGAGCCCCCCCACGGCGAAGCCCTGGAAGGGGGTCCGCCCATCGATCTCCAGGATCTGCTCCAGATGCTGGCGCCTCAGGTCCAGGTGAGTGCCGCCCTGGTTGATGGCGAAGAGCCCCTGGTGGGCTGCCAGGGGGTAGTCCCGACAGCGCTGCAGCCAGCGGATGGTCCGGGCCATGGAAGCCTCCAGCTTGCGGCGCTCCATCTGGCCGCTGGGGCACTCATCCAGGGCCATGACAATATCCGAGCCCAGGTTCCGCTGGATCTCCATGCTCCGCTCGGGGCTGAGGAACTGCCGGGAGCCATCCAGGTGGCTCTGGAACTTCACGCCCTCCTCGGTGATCTTGCGCAGAGAGGCGAGGGAGAAGACCTGGAAGCCGCCGGAGTCCGTAAGGATGGGCCCCGACCACCCCATGAAGGCATGGAGCCCTCCCATCCGGGCGATGAGGTCGTCCCCAGGGCGGAGCCCCAGGTGGTAGGTGTTCCCCAGGATGACCTGGGGGCCGATCTCGGTGAGCTGGGCCGGGGTGATGCCCTTGACCGTCCCCTGGGTGCCCACGGGCATGAAAGCCGGGGTCAGGACCTGCCCGTGGGCGGTCCCGAAGGCCCCGGCCCGGGCGCCGGAAGCCTGGACATGCTCCAGCTGCATAGAGAAGAATTCAGACATTTTTGTAGCCTATCCCTTTCAGGGCCGCGCATCTGTCACGGGGGGGTTACGGGGTGGCCCCGAAATGTCATGAAGATGCAAAAGGTTGTCCCATGGGAGCTTCCTCCGCCTGCGACACCTTGACGAAGGGGGGCCTCCCTGGCCATCTTACTGGATGGGCCATGCCCCAGTTCTTTATGATTTCGCACGAGGAGCCTGAGGGGGACCCACCCCCGGAAGGGCTCCGTTTTTTTTTAACTTCGGTCCACAGACGGGAGTCGCATGAGTAAAGACCCCACCAAGAACGGCCCACCGCCGCGCCCCCAGGAAAGCCTGGAGGAGGCGGTCTACAAAGCCAACCTCTCCGAGGGCAACGCCTCGGTCAGGCGGGCGAGCCCGGCGGTCACCATCCCCGCCACCATCGTGCTGTATGCCGCCCTCGGCCTCGGAGGCTGGTACGTCATCAAGACCTCCAAGACCGTCCAGAAGGCCCTCAAGAAGACCGTTGGCATCGACCTGAATGAGCAGAAAGAGGAGGATGTCCCTCCTCCCCCTCCCCCGCCCCCTCCGGCACCAGCCCCGGTGGCCCCCCCCAAGCCCGTGGAGAAGGATGCCCCCCCTCCACCTCCAGCCCAGGAGACCGTGCCTGAGTTGGCGCCCAAGGAGCTGCCCAAGCAGGACCTGAGCCTCAAGTACGCCCAGGCGGCCCCGGCGGCCAGTTCCGGTCCCACGGGCGTCACCGGACCCGCCGTCGCCGGTGCGGGCACCGGTAAGGTCCAGGACTTCGACTTCAGCCAGATCCGCATCAAGTACCAGCCCCCCGCGCCTCCCTACCCCGCCATCGCCAAGCTTGCCCGGATCCAGGGCACGGTGGTGGTGCAGATCACCATCGACACCGAGGGCGTCCCCACTGAGGCCCAGGCCATGTCCGGCCCCCCCCAGCTCCGGGCCACGGCCGAGGCCTATGCCAGGCGCTGGCGCTTCGAGCCCGCCACGGTGAACGGCACCCCTGTCATGGGACGCTTCACCCTGACCATGCCCTTCCGCCTCCACTAGTCCTCCACCGCCATCTGAATTTCTCCTCATAAGGAAAACCCATGAGCCTTCTTCCCACTTCCCTGCTCAACTTCGCCCTCATCGACGGCGGCTCCGGCGAGGGCTTCGGCCCGGCCTCCATCTGGCACTCCGCCTCCTGGCCCAACAAGGTCATCATCATCGTCCTGGTCGCCCTGCTGCTCCTCCAGATCTACCTGGTCATCGAGCGCGGCGTGATGTATGCCGCCAGCAGCTCCGCTTCCCAGAAGTTCCTCAAGCTCTTCATGGACACCCTGCGCCGTGGGGACTTCGAGGCCGCCAAGCGCGCTGCCACCACCCACCAGAAGAGCCACATCGCCCTGGTGCTGAAGCACGGCCTCGACATCTACCAGTACGAGAAGCAGCTCCAGGCCACCAATGAACACCACGATGTCATCAACCCCGTGGAGCGCGCCATCGAGCGCGGCACCGCCGAGGTCACCGAGCTCCTCAAGAAGGGCATGGGCACCCTGGCCACCATCGCCTCCGCCTCCCCCTTCATCGGCCTGCTGGGCACCGTGATCGGCATCATCAAGGTCTTCTCCGACCTGAAGACCAAGGGTGCCGGCGACATCAACGCCCTGGCCGGCTCCATCGGTGAGGCCCTGGCCACCACCGCCCTCGGCCTCGTGGTCGCCATCCCCGCGGTCTGGATCTACAACATCCTGACCAACAAGCAGGACCAGGTGATCACCTCCATCAACAACGCCGCCTCCCAGATGATCGACGAGTTCATCCGCCGCGAGAGCAAGGCCTGATCCTTTCCAACCCGGGGGGAGTCCCCTCCCCCCACCCTGACCAAAGGAGAAGCCTATGGGTATGGATGTAGGCGGCGGAAAGGGCGGAGCCAAGTCGGATATCAATGTCACGCCCCTGGTGGACATTGTGCTGGTGCTCCTGATCATCTTCATCGTCATCACACCCGCCGTGAACGACGCAGTGAAGCTGCCGCTGGCCAAGCACAGCTTCAAGCCCGATGTCGACAAGAGTGCCAAATACCTCACCCTGATGCTCCCCGCCAAGCGGGATCCCCAGGATGCCAGCAAGATCATCGGCCCCGGCCCGGTCATGCTGGACGATCAGGAGGCCAACGCCTCCAAGGAGACCCGGGGCTGGCACATGGACAACCCCGAGGGACGCAAGGCCCTGGTGGGATACATCAAGCGCTCCACCGACTTCCTGATGGACAAGCGCGTCTTCGTTAAGGCTGACGCGGACCTTCCCTTCAAGTACGTCAACGAGCTCTTCCAGATCTGCCGTGAGGGGGGTGCTGACGAGGCCTCCATCGTGACCAGCGAGGACAAGAGCGGGAAGGACAAGCCATGATGATCCGACGCCAGAAACACAAGAAGAAGGCGCTCCACGCCCCCCACGCCAAGTCGGACATCAACGTCACGCCCCTGATCGATATCGTTCTGGTGCTGCTGATCGTGTTCATCGTGATGGTCCCCGGCCTCAGCAAGGCCCTGCCGGTGGTGGTCCCCCAGATCATCAAGACCGACAAGCCCACCCCCCCCGATCCCAAGAACCCTCCCCTGGTCCTGACGATCATGCCCACCGGGGATGGTAAGACCTACGAGTTCACCCTCCAGAGCGACAAGATCGAGCTCGGCGACATCGCCAGCAAGCTCTGCCCGGTGGTCCAGCTGCAGCCTGCGGGCATGCGGAAGGTCTTCCTGAAGGTGGATGAGGACGCCCCCTATCAGGTGGTTGTCCGGGTGCTCGACCAGGTCCGCGTGGCCTCTGAGCGGGCCAAGAAGGAGACCGCCGCCAAGCCGGAGTGGGCCGGCTTCGACGGAGGCGACACCAAGGTCGCCGTCTCCCTGAAGAAGAAGAGCTGAGCCCCCTCAGCGGCAACGAAAAGGACCCGGTTCCGGCCGGGTCCTTTTCTGCTGCCTGCCCTGCCCGTAGAGCGATCAGGGGAAGGGGAGCGTCTTGGCGAAGAGGGTGACCATGATGAGTACCAGGGGGAAGCAGAAGAGGCAGAAGGTGAAGGTGTAGCCCATGATGTCCCGCGCCTTCAGGCCCAGGATGGCCAGGATGGGGAGCATCCAGAAGGGCTGGACCAGGTTGGCGCTGGCTTCGCCCAGGTCATAGACCACCACCATCCAGCCCTGGTTCACATGGAGCAGATTGGCCGCCCCGATGACATAGGGCGCCTCGATGACCCACTTGCTCCCCGCACTGGGCACGAAGATGCCCAGGATGAAGCTGTAGAGGGCGATCATGCCCGGATAGAGGGTCCCCGTGGCCATGTGGACGAGGAAGTGGGCGATGCGCTCGGAGAGCCCGGTGTAGACGATCATGCCGAAGATGCCCCCGTAGAGCGGGTACTGGAGCAGGACGCTGGCTGCCGACGGGGTGGCCTTCTTGACCGCCTCCGCCATGCGGTAGGGGCGCCAATGGAGCAGCAGCCCGAGCAGGATCAGGATCATGTTGATGGTGTTGAGATCCAGGCGGTCGAAGACGCTCCCCGCACCGTGGTGGAAGTGCCGCACCAGGTAGGCCATCCCCACCAGCACCACCAGAACGGTGACGACCGGACTGTGCTCGAGAAAGTCGCCGGGACGGGGCTTCTGCTGCCGGGCGGGTTCCTCCTCGACATAGACCGGGCTGAGATGGATCCCCAGGTCCTCGGCCGTCACGGCCTGCTCGGGAGTGGGGGCCATGAACCAGGCAAGGATCAGCACCACCACCGCCAGGATGCCCACACAGGCCACACTCTGCCAGAGGAAGAGCGTCTCGTGCAGGGGGATGAGCCCGGTGTGATCAGGCCGGGCCGAGGCGATCACCGATTGGATGGCGGCCGGGCTCGATACGCCATTGGCCACCTGGAGTGCCGCCGAGCCGGAGAGGCCCTGGGCCCAGACCGTTCCGAGTCCCACGAAGCCCATGGCACTGATGGTCCGGTAGT
The sequence above is drawn from the uncultured Holophaga sp. genome and encodes:
- the yajC gene encoding preprotein translocase subunit YajC; amino-acid sequence: MSFAFLIQSGSPMLAQMGLLVAMALIFYFLLIRPQSKQRKQMQERLSKLKAGDEVLLSSGFYATVDRVEDQVLYLKLGGNIVKARKTAVVALSSEPAPEAQN
- the tgt gene encoding tRNA guanosine(34) transglycosylase Tgt, with protein sequence MSEFFSMQLEHVQASGARAGAFGTAHGQVLTPAFMPVGTQGTVKGITPAQLTEIGPQVILGNTYHLGLRPGDDLIARMGGLHAFMGWSGPILTDSGGFQVFSLASLRKITEEGVKFQSHLDGSRQFLSPERSMEIQRNLGSDIVMALDECPSGQMERRKLEASMARTIRWLQRCRDYPLAAHQGLFAINQGGTHLDLRRQHLEQILEIDGRTPFQGFAVGGLSVGEPKEAMNATLAEFVRDLPAGRPRYLMGVGTPEDLLFGIECGVDLFDCVLPTREARHGRLLTSRGRLNIKNARHRESREPLDPNCNCYTCRTFTRAYLHHLFKAGELLACTLNSIHNLSYTVGLTRAARQAILDGTFDAFARQTRNDWQTEEP
- a CDS encoding TonB family protein produces the protein MSKDPTKNGPPPRPQESLEEAVYKANLSEGNASVRRASPAVTIPATIVLYAALGLGGWYVIKTSKTVQKALKKTVGIDLNEQKEEDVPPPPPPPPPAPAPVAPPKPVEKDAPPPPPAQETVPELAPKELPKQDLSLKYAQAAPAASSGPTGVTGPAVAGAGTGKVQDFDFSQIRIKYQPPAPPYPAIAKLARIQGTVVVQITIDTEGVPTEAQAMSGPPQLRATAEAYARRWRFEPATVNGTPVMGRFTLTMPFRLH
- a CDS encoding MotA/TolQ/ExbB proton channel family protein, whose translation is MSLLPTSLLNFALIDGGSGEGFGPASIWHSASWPNKVIIIVLVALLLLQIYLVIERGVMYAASSSASQKFLKLFMDTLRRGDFEAAKRAATTHQKSHIALVLKHGLDIYQYEKQLQATNEHHDVINPVERAIERGTAEVTELLKKGMGTLATIASASPFIGLLGTVIGIIKVFSDLKTKGAGDINALAGSIGEALATTALGLVVAIPAVWIYNILTNKQDQVITSINNAASQMIDEFIRRESKA
- a CDS encoding biopolymer transporter ExbD — translated: MGMDVGGGKGGAKSDINVTPLVDIVLVLLIIFIVITPAVNDAVKLPLAKHSFKPDVDKSAKYLTLMLPAKRDPQDASKIIGPGPVMLDDQEANASKETRGWHMDNPEGRKALVGYIKRSTDFLMDKRVFVKADADLPFKYVNELFQICREGGADEASIVTSEDKSGKDKP
- a CDS encoding biopolymer transporter ExbD gives rise to the protein MMIRRQKHKKKALHAPHAKSDINVTPLIDIVLVLLIVFIVMVPGLSKALPVVVPQIIKTDKPTPPDPKNPPLVLTIMPTGDGKTYEFTLQSDKIELGDIASKLCPVVQLQPAGMRKVFLKVDEDAPYQVVVRVLDQVRVASERAKKETAAKPEWAGFDGGDTKVAVSLKKKS
- a CDS encoding TIGR00366 family protein, which gives rise to MDTVDSIATRGKGNLLSRIALRFTAWTEKWMPDAFGFVLVGTLVILAAGMLTGEGTAKLIDSWGKGFWSLIPFTLQMAMIIIGGYVVATSRILSRLIAWIATLPGDARQAVVMTAFISMFTSYLNWAFSLIFTAILAKEIARVVDRVDYRTISAMGFVGLGTVWAQGLSGSAALQVANGVSSPAAIQSVIASARPDHTGLIPLHETLFLWQSVACVGILAVVVLILAWFMAPTPEQAVTAEDLGIHLSPVYVEEEPARQQKPRPGDFLEHSPVVTVLVVLVGMAYLVRHFHHGAGSVFDRLDLNTINMILILLGLLLHWRPYRMAEAVKKATPSAASVLLQYPLYGGIFGMIVYTGLSERIAHFLVHMATGTLYPGMIALYSFILGIFVPSAGSKWVIEAPYVIGAANLLHVNQGWMVVVYDLGEASANLVQPFWMLPILAILGLKARDIMGYTFTFCLFCFPLVLIMVTLFAKTLPFP